One segment of Brassica napus cultivar Da-Ae chromosome C3, Da-Ae, whole genome shotgun sequence DNA contains the following:
- the LOC106393368 gene encoding uncharacterized protein LOC106393368, with translation MRTVRQTGFNDPIGQARGYDPRRPIDTDPQREDLRIPGETETLQNYIKRNDAELKRRHDIVHMAMSSAPDIDMVIEETRRTPFTNRIASVRLHHVGKLKFPKYAGNTDPKAHVRAFRLAISRAHFNDDEKEAGYCRFFAENLTGAALEWVTEADLWNLKQAPFEPLRPYINKFRQIKAKISHPNEVVALATLKNGVWFSSKFREEMAVRAPISLDDALHRASYFTTHKEEVTALMEQYSTNKNNAAKKNNSPKEPATKGQHSYVINNSPQNKSSTYDLNKYCAFHDRKGHSTEECRAALCSQNENKRPAKIPETKRKNQQLRKPIKKLKALRIKGAGKPSQSHLALHPQPQRK, from the exons ATGAGAACCGTTCGACAAACGGGGTTCAATGACCCAATAGGGCAAGCTCGAGGTTACGATCCCCGCAGACCCATCGACACAGATCCTCAAAGAGAAGACCTGAGGATCCCAGGCGAAACCGAAACGTTGCAGAATTATATCAAAAGAAACGATGCCGAGCTCAAAAGAAGACACGACATCGTGCATATGGCAATGAGCTCTGCCCCAGACATAGATATGGTCATCGAGGAGACAAGGAGGACTCCATTCACGAACCGAATCGCTAGCGTAAGGCTACACCATGTGGGAAAACTGAAATTCCCCAAGTATGCTGGGAACACAGACCCAAAGGCTCACGTACGAGCCTTCCGACTAGCGATATCAAGAGCACACTTCAACGACGATGAAAAAGAGGCTGGCTATTGCCGCTTCTTTGCCGAAAATCTCACAGGAGCCGCTCTCGAATG GGTCACCGAGGCAGACCTCTGGAATCTCAAGCAAGCACCTTTCGAGCCGTTAAGACCATACATAAACAAGTTCAGACAAATCAAGGCCAAAATATCGCATCCAAACGAGGTCGTGGCCCTGGCAACATTAAAGAACGGCGTCTGGTTCTCATCCAAATTCAGGGAGGAAATGGCAGTGCGAGCACCAATCTCGTTGGACGACGCCCTACACCGAGCCTCCTACTTCACAACCCACAAAGAGGAGGTCACAGCCTTAATGGAACAATACAGCACGAACAAGAATAACGCCGCCAAAAAGAATAATTCTCCTAAAGAACCAGCAACTAAAGGGCAACACTCCTATGTGATAAACAATTCGCCGCAAAACAAATCGTCAACGTACGATCTCAACAAATACTGTGCCTTCCATGACCGTAAAGGTCATTCAACCGAGGAATGTCGAGCGGCACTTTGCAGtcaaaacgaaaataaaagaCCAGCGAAGATACCGGAGACGAAGAGGAAGAACCAGCAACTCCGAAAGccaataaaaaaactaaaggcTCTTCGAATAAAAGGAGCAGGGAAACCGAGCCAGAGTCACCTAGCTCTCCACCCCCAGCCCCAAAGAAAATAA